A window of the Mesotoga prima MesG1.Ag.4.2 genome harbors these coding sequences:
- a CDS encoding M6 family metalloprotease domain-containing protein, producing the protein MIGRFTLLCMIATVLFSAVLIGAPSFGGVITAYQPDGTRIEFRQYGDEYRNFILDLYGRPLKQDPQSRFWHYGVVVGGEIQRSDLLKGIDQPIGIPSFGPRQLLESLKFSTQSGPEFRDAAVSTEGTIKIPVILIDYPDYPHTYHVKDFEEIIFSSYPELAPFGSMRDYYSEVSNGSVDLSGEVYGWYTADKSKAYYSQNEFELVREAISKADKDIDFSLYDNNDDGVVDMIIVIHEGMGRELSVDQLDIWSFQSRLFDYETNDGVTADLFTIQPERVDWPRENGGDPVKGIATIGVMAHETGHLFGLPDLYDYSEATWGIGYWGMMAYGCWNYVDRPGDMPAHFSAWSKAKLGWFEPLEISRLSGDFFLEDVKIGGRLLKFSNIGRPEEYFLIENRTKFGFDYALPGEGLLIYHIDDAVYGNSGERKQVYLVQADGRDDLMDPSSRENRGDDGDPYPGSSNNLSFGSETTPNSNWYDESLSGLELLSISHRDNEIHFDLGSRKTEFVLFDTVISGNGNGILALKLIETETPIASVLLSLELDGVQIDEIIVSERFDETRREIASSADGVQIKLSLISVKSDEFFPGAVVTILSSGNSKASILESAFLTVEYSDGSLMESFIDSKTNPADINNDGLFDGSDHQIFFEKYFTKYGDETWDMLSTLCDFDNDDSVGSGLIDIALFGIYSAR; encoded by the coding sequence ATGATCGGCAGATTCACCCTTCTATGCATGATCGCCACTGTTCTTTTTTCGGCGGTTCTCATTGGAGCGCCCAGTTTCGGTGGAGTGATTACAGCTTATCAACCTGACGGCACTCGAATCGAATTCAGACAGTATGGCGATGAGTATCGAAACTTTATCCTGGATCTATACGGAAGACCTCTTAAGCAAGATCCTCAAAGCCGTTTCTGGCATTATGGAGTCGTTGTCGGTGGTGAGATACAGAGATCAGATCTCCTGAAAGGGATAGACCAGCCTATTGGCATTCCCTCGTTTGGACCCCGGCAGCTTCTCGAATCACTGAAGTTTAGTACACAGAGTGGTCCTGAATTTCGAGACGCCGCGGTGTCTACAGAAGGGACTATCAAAATACCGGTGATACTGATTGACTACCCCGATTACCCCCATACTTATCATGTAAAAGACTTTGAAGAGATAATCTTCTCATCATACCCTGAGCTCGCTCCTTTTGGTTCTATGAGAGACTATTATAGTGAAGTGTCTAACGGTTCAGTTGATCTGTCAGGAGAAGTATACGGCTGGTACACTGCCGATAAATCAAAGGCCTATTATTCACAAAATGAATTCGAACTCGTGAGGGAAGCTATTTCAAAAGCCGACAAGGATATCGACTTCTCCCTTTATGACAATAATGATGATGGGGTTGTCGATATGATAATCGTTATTCACGAGGGAATGGGGAGAGAACTCTCTGTAGATCAGCTAGATATCTGGTCTTTTCAGTCGAGATTGTTCGATTACGAGACGAATGATGGAGTAACCGCAGATCTCTTCACAATTCAGCCGGAGAGGGTTGACTGGCCGAGGGAGAATGGGGGAGATCCCGTTAAAGGAATTGCGACAATTGGGGTAATGGCACATGAGACAGGTCATCTTTTTGGCCTGCCAGACCTCTATGACTATTCCGAGGCAACGTGGGGAATCGGATACTGGGGAATGATGGCTTACGGTTGCTGGAACTATGTTGATAGACCGGGGGATATGCCCGCCCACTTCTCGGCTTGGTCCAAGGCGAAACTGGGCTGGTTTGAACCGCTAGAGATTTCTAGACTTTCTGGAGATTTCTTTCTCGAAGATGTGAAGATCGGTGGCAGGCTTCTTAAGTTCTCTAATATTGGCAGACCGGAGGAATACTTCCTCATCGAAAATAGAACGAAATTCGGTTTTGACTACGCCCTCCCGGGAGAAGGTCTCCTCATATATCATATCGACGATGCCGTTTACGGGAATAGCGGAGAGCGCAAGCAGGTCTATCTGGTTCAAGCCGACGGAAGGGATGACCTGATGGATCCCTCATCGCGCGAGAACAGGGGAGACGACGGCGACCCTTATCCTGGTTCATCAAATAACTTATCATTCGGCTCAGAAACAACCCCTAACTCAAACTGGTATGATGAATCTCTAAGTGGACTAGAGCTTTTATCGATTTCCCATCGCGACAATGAGATCCATTTTGATTTGGGCTCAAGGAAGACGGAATTCGTGTTGTTCGATACGGTTATTAGTGGAAACGGAAATGGAATTTTGGCTCTCAAGCTTATCGAAACTGAAACACCAATCGCTTCTGTCCTGCTGTCATTAGAATTGGACGGTGTCCAGATTGATGAAATCATAGTCAGTGAAAGGTTTGATGAAACTCGAAGAGAAATAGCTAGCTCTGCCGACGGCGTTCAGATAAAGCTTTCACTGATTTCTGTTAAATCGGATGAATTCTTTCCAGGAGCAGTTGTTACCATTTTGTCTAGTGGGAACTCAAAGGCATCGATTCTTGAGAGCGCGTTTCTAACCGTTGAGTATTCTGACGGTAGTCTTATGGAGAGTTTCATCGACAGTAAAACCAATCCTGCAGATATCAACAATGATGGACTATTCGATGGGTCTGATCATCAAATCTTCTTCGAGAAGTACTTCACAAAATATGGTGACGAAACCTGGGATATGCTTTCAACTCTTTGCGACTTCGATAATGACGATTCAGTTGGATCTGGTTTGATTGATATTGCCCTTTTCGGTATTTATTCCGCTCGATGA
- a CDS encoding InlB B-repeat-containing protein, which produces MAKKLLKLTTLLAILLLVFMLTGCPKPPVEYTLTIEKTGSGDGTVNADPEPNTSGKYTAGTDVTLTAEADAGSQFVKWIIGETEETGNPLVVKMDADKTVEAVFEEVTGVQFTLTVAKAGDGDGTVTPPVGPHEYDEGKVVTLIAEADENSVFDKWVVDGVEFEDATVIATMTKDILATAHFDPKPDVLPEIILEWTLGDLMVLGAPCAAPEDGLGFQYLVGDSDSSLTEASWSIVKGEEVVYGPIAIPSSRFYNSWTGAITAAMLGADPVGGIYSLTMTATKTGGISKTEKIDFYVHTDEAAIDGVDFAGEIVLFEGTAILTGDEATLEATITLDSKVRVRIYAYEGEWDCECVDNALLYDGFLTREASSTEKETFELDLTKLKSGVNYDKLRIIVYNEICGTMPCNYCPDDEKDIDLVFDKTVTLDCEPCTCAPCTPCWNGEFNPGVRIMNLLFKDSDFFDVSATINGETIPATLIEAPVEDGDDLVIRAIIREEDFPELAGDALLIWTVTTVTGQSVVVECDEDFDFIPPEVDILLECDCDATTTVVPILFTDEAGLKEANVWFGESVSGLIKKVTFDATPTGESTTTFTSGFTSGWEFPATGMIYDVIATIELDPAKIVSPTLGGSYTVYADAEDTSCNISDVAMETCAIDFVAPTITYFGLDCVGTDCDLCEATQTTLVWHIRDVNFDYAEISVNYGNLCSDGQCGNTFITESKDGTVLWEFPFADCREITATIKAVDDCENESSKTIKFDVDNVPPELDLEWCVEPETCDATFARFSWTMDDPCTPTVYFDTWIPIGELDYVVMENGKEVLYPYTPDGTTTKSGIIQWSWENCFFDCTELTIFAEAVDFRCENSTEASLTTDVALDFLPPEAHLFLGESQAKYAWEAYENETNIGSPDCDATCLWVNWIVFEDCLESIEIWSNYPSVCETGGTGEYLEDEYLLFAWPEMNAPTGSGWRWYSCGDENETAATIQAAEGLDGDNGFGYYYPAKYYWGSIKVCLPSNLDCEDFVATITAVQTCKPDIDEPETYTSVDDDNALIDRKAPEILTFDWLTVPTACATEATVTIEAYDGSFIGKSSVDAYIEGEMVYEDGEVVPFGGETVLLTIDPVTGIATGTYWNTYDQINCATIVATLTVGDICCDGVDPNLSVQRLEIDIDNVKPNVNDFYFASEANSSDELSDVSGDGWTMDVDETTHASLTACGTDFVYLYWDADDITGDSTGCYAGVEILMEHGDGTVDVFESPAATGTVKWEFGEVAGDTLLATITAQQENGCLESDPATVSAYVSNVGPQFVALRFQVPYDPPLAPPVLGTIWVDFNVPIDTSEATANIWRWDDLSETWMLETYVDGNPWIWDKGITGDDNVDLKRAQLVNVDGTIGYPIVLDGLYKLELYSIKSVAGACEGIYIDPLVRTGTGRITAPEF; this is translated from the coding sequence GTGGCAAAGAAACTCTTGAAATTAACCACATTGCTGGCTATTCTTCTCCTCGTGTTCATGCTGACTGGTTGTCCCAAACCACCAGTGGAATACACGTTGACGATTGAGAAGACTGGCTCTGGCGATGGAACCGTTAATGCCGATCCTGAACCCAATACAAGCGGCAAGTACACAGCGGGAACAGATGTAACACTGACCGCTGAAGCCGATGCAGGATCGCAATTTGTCAAGTGGATAATCGGTGAAACAGAGGAAACAGGAAATCCTTTAGTAGTCAAGATGGACGCCGACAAAACTGTTGAAGCGGTCTTTGAGGAAGTAACTGGCGTGCAATTTACCCTTACGGTTGCTAAAGCTGGAGATGGCGATGGTACCGTTACTCCGCCAGTGGGACCCCACGAGTATGACGAAGGGAAAGTAGTGACGCTAATTGCTGAAGCCGACGAGAACAGCGTCTTTGACAAATGGGTTGTTGATGGTGTCGAGTTTGAAGATGCTACAGTCATCGCAACGATGACAAAAGACATTCTCGCAACCGCTCACTTCGATCCCAAACCCGATGTTTTGCCTGAGATCATTCTTGAGTGGACATTGGGAGATCTCATGGTTCTTGGAGCACCTTGTGCTGCACCTGAAGACGGTCTCGGCTTTCAGTATCTGGTAGGCGACTCAGACAGCTCTTTGACGGAAGCGTCCTGGAGCATAGTAAAAGGTGAGGAAGTCGTTTACGGGCCGATAGCAATTCCTTCTTCAAGATTCTACAATTCCTGGACTGGCGCTATTACTGCAGCAATGCTTGGTGCGGATCCAGTTGGTGGAATCTATTCGCTGACGATGACTGCAACGAAGACCGGTGGAATCTCTAAGACTGAGAAAATCGATTTCTATGTCCACACTGATGAAGCGGCAATTGACGGGGTCGATTTCGCCGGTGAGATAGTCTTGTTCGAAGGAACAGCTATTTTGACTGGTGATGAGGCTACTCTTGAAGCAACAATAACTCTAGACTCTAAGGTAAGAGTTAGAATCTACGCTTATGAAGGCGAATGGGATTGTGAATGTGTGGATAACGCACTTCTTTACGATGGATTCTTAACTAGAGAAGCTTCGTCAACTGAGAAAGAGACGTTTGAGCTTGATCTCACTAAGCTCAAGTCGGGCGTTAATTACGATAAGCTAAGGATTATTGTCTACAACGAAATTTGCGGGACGATGCCATGTAACTACTGTCCAGATGATGAAAAAGACATCGATCTAGTTTTCGACAAAACAGTCACGCTGGACTGTGAACCCTGTACTTGTGCACCTTGTACTCCGTGCTGGAACGGCGAGTTTAACCCCGGTGTGAGAATAATGAATCTGTTGTTCAAAGACAGCGATTTCTTTGATGTCTCTGCTACAATAAACGGGGAGACTATTCCTGCAACCCTTATTGAAGCTCCGGTTGAAGACGGAGATGATCTGGTAATAAGAGCAATTATTCGCGAGGAAGACTTCCCAGAGCTTGCTGGTGATGCTCTTCTAATATGGACTGTAACCACGGTAACAGGTCAAAGTGTTGTAGTAGAGTGTGACGAGGACTTTGACTTCATACCACCTGAAGTTGATATCCTTCTTGAATGTGACTGTGATGCAACTACTACTGTAGTTCCGATCCTGTTCACGGATGAAGCCGGTCTGAAGGAAGCCAACGTTTGGTTTGGTGAATCGGTTTCTGGATTAATCAAGAAAGTCACGTTTGATGCAACACCGACGGGTGAATCTACGACCACATTCACTTCTGGTTTCACTTCAGGATGGGAGTTTCCCGCGACTGGCATGATATACGATGTTATTGCGACCATTGAACTTGATCCTGCCAAGATCGTAAGCCCGACGCTCGGCGGCAGCTACACTGTCTATGCAGATGCAGAAGACACATCATGCAACATAAGCGATGTGGCAATGGAAACCTGTGCGATAGACTTCGTGGCTCCAACTATAACGTACTTTGGCCTTGATTGCGTTGGAACTGATTGCGATCTGTGTGAAGCAACACAGACAACTCTTGTTTGGCACATAAGAGATGTCAACTTTGACTATGCAGAGATAAGTGTAAACTACGGAAATCTCTGTTCTGATGGTCAGTGTGGCAACACATTTATAACCGAATCTAAGGACGGAACGGTACTCTGGGAATTCCCGTTTGCAGATTGCAGAGAGATAACTGCCACAATCAAAGCAGTAGATGACTGTGAGAACGAGAGTTCTAAGACAATTAAGTTCGACGTTGACAACGTTCCTCCAGAGCTCGATCTCGAATGGTGCGTCGAACCTGAAACGTGTGACGCGACGTTTGCAAGATTTAGCTGGACGATGGACGATCCTTGCACTCCTACTGTTTATTTCGATACGTGGATTCCGATTGGAGAGCTTGACTATGTGGTCATGGAGAATGGCAAGGAAGTGTTGTATCCTTATACACCTGATGGAACGACCACAAAGAGTGGAATAATTCAGTGGAGCTGGGAGAACTGTTTCTTTGATTGTACAGAACTTACGATTTTCGCAGAGGCTGTAGATTTCAGATGTGAGAACTCCACAGAAGCGAGTTTGACAACAGACGTCGCGCTTGATTTCCTTCCTCCAGAGGCTCATCTATTCCTTGGAGAAAGTCAGGCAAAATACGCATGGGAGGCTTACGAAAACGAAACGAATATTGGTTCTCCGGATTGTGACGCGACTTGCCTCTGGGTGAACTGGATAGTTTTCGAGGACTGCTTGGAGTCGATAGAGATCTGGTCTAACTACCCGTCCGTATGTGAAACTGGCGGAACTGGAGAATATCTGGAAGACGAGTATTTGCTTTTTGCGTGGCCTGAGATGAATGCACCAACTGGAAGTGGTTGGAGATGGTATTCTTGTGGTGATGAAAATGAAACAGCAGCTACGATACAAGCTGCTGAAGGACTGGATGGCGATAATGGCTTTGGTTACTATTATCCAGCTAAATACTACTGGGGATCCATAAAAGTCTGCCTTCCGTCCAATCTCGACTGCGAAGACTTCGTAGCAACTATCACAGCAGTGCAGACATGTAAGCCTGACATCGATGAACCAGAGACCTACACTTCTGTTGATGACGATAATGCTCTTATCGACAGAAAGGCGCCAGAGATTCTCACGTTCGATTGGTTGACCGTTCCGACTGCTTGCGCTACGGAAGCAACCGTAACAATAGAGGCATACGACGGTTCATTCATTGGCAAGAGTTCTGTGGATGCTTACATCGAAGGTGAAATGGTATATGAAGACGGAGAGGTGGTCCCATTCGGCGGAGAGACAGTTCTTCTGACAATTGACCCAGTGACTGGTATTGCAACAGGTACTTACTGGAACACATATGATCAGATTAACTGCGCAACAATAGTAGCAACGCTAACTGTTGGTGATATTTGCTGCGATGGTGTAGATCCGAATCTGTCTGTTCAGAGACTTGAGATCGACATCGACAACGTAAAACCCAATGTGAATGATTTCTACTTCGCATCCGAAGCTAACTCTAGTGATGAGTTGTCAGATGTTTCCGGTGATGGATGGACAATGGATGTAGATGAGACTACTCATGCTTCGTTGACAGCGTGTGGCACTGACTTCGTTTACCTTTACTGGGATGCGGACGACATTACAGGAGACTCTACTGGCTGCTATGCAGGTGTAGAGATCCTCATGGAGCATGGCGATGGAACAGTAGATGTATTTGAGTCCCCCGCAGCGACTGGAACAGTTAAGTGGGAGTTTGGCGAAGTTGCAGGTGATACATTGCTGGCAACGATTACAGCACAGCAGGAAAACGGGTGCCTGGAAAGCGATCCTGCGACCGTAAGCGCTTACGTGAGCAATGTTGGACCGCAGTTTGTTGCGCTCCGCTTCCAAGTTCCTTACGATCCGCCACTCGCTCCTCCAGTTCTTGGTACCATTTGGGTTGACTTCAACGTCCCAATTGACACTTCAGAAGCAACCGCCAACATCTGGAGATGGGACGACCTGAGCGAAACATGGATGCTTGAGACGTATGTTGATGGAAATCCATGGATATGGGATAAAGGCATCACTGGTGACGATAATGTAGACTTGAAGAGAGCACAGTTAGTAAACGTTGATGGCACTATCGGTTATCCCATAGTTCTTGATGGACTTTACAAGCTGGAGCTTTACTCGATTAAGTCTGTAGCTGGGGCTTGTGAGGGAATATACATCGATCCGCTTGTGCGAACAGGTACTGGACGAATTACAGCTCCTGAGTTTTGA
- a CDS encoding InlB B-repeat-containing protein, whose amino-acid sequence MAPLNLEIPDQRILAGEALHLNLKQFVDCKESDDLVFRIVSGVGIICEDVYSYLPALDESGLYEVQISVNDSKDRESSCVFEIMVDPIYCDITLNASPLEGGVISGGGIFQYGDMDTVQATPSQGYSFTGWYEGNDCLASTTTFTFFVERDATLVACFFEEKYHVIREVNGNGSIEISPDKETYSFGEKIVLTAHPSYGWKFSEWVVDGNRFTDESIVVVVDGDKSVCASFEREEFALNISISGNGSVSCSPASSGCVYEYETLVEIMSIPSAGWEFEMWQGDLDGLDNPGKIIMDSEKHVTAVFVKREYLVEVTADPPAGGVVEGGGCYFSGSEVEIVAVPNSGYRFKEWSENGATFSRENKINIIVLRNFELTAHFEVDNAVPVVEKLNGPEGKVEKSKVGFVWNGTDPDGFIERYEYREDGGDWIDIGTKTYFNWSGYSEGPHTFEVRARDNQGAYSETVGWSFVYVPAYTEQGAFKVANSWGTGGWESIPDGFIFITYEAMKQNEVLCFVLDPRDNYEPRAIAVFEISHPLREECKIWVGVGDPANPLKLKSFDDFYYRGGGWPYPANKMVLDITELLPFDENIVFLKVFDGGSMSTGVIGHFSVEVYDNYPSGSPVQVFSAVETPKDTMNGSYVSVSINDVSVSSTSIGCSFASPGLPTSLLLKMKETLGTYEEGVDYNEIIEGHGTGLRPPSEEEWRAIESSWHEIEGFSPQDGLPYLVDHSSSVYFPPIGNQGSEGSCVAFSLGYYTSTFYEARDRNWNLSGAAWEGGFYGAPSDSYQDRIFSPDFVYHQINGGRDTGCSYVDAINLIARLGICSWRRMPYSVSDHTSWPLENAWREAPRYRSRNETVGVVSVEDDEDINALKLYISSGYLISISIDASKYAYLTANDVWNTKNYTNPNTNHANTIVGYDDTFDGTE is encoded by the coding sequence TTGGCACCGCTGAATCTCGAGATTCCTGATCAAAGGATACTTGCAGGGGAAGCTTTGCACTTGAACCTCAAGCAGTTTGTCGATTGCAAAGAGAGCGACGATCTTGTTTTCCGAATTGTCTCTGGAGTCGGCATTATCTGCGAAGATGTTTACAGTTATCTCCCCGCTTTGGATGAGAGCGGGCTGTACGAGGTTCAGATATCCGTGAATGACAGCAAAGATAGAGAATCGAGTTGCGTTTTCGAGATCATGGTTGACCCCATTTATTGCGATATCACTTTGAACGCTTCACCCCTTGAAGGCGGAGTTATATCTGGAGGAGGGATCTTTCAATACGGAGACATGGATACGGTTCAAGCAACTCCAAGTCAAGGATATAGTTTCACGGGATGGTATGAGGGAAACGACTGTTTGGCTTCGACGACTACGTTCACCTTCTTTGTAGAAAGAGACGCGACATTAGTGGCTTGCTTCTTTGAGGAGAAATATCACGTCATTAGAGAAGTAAATGGAAATGGGAGCATTGAAATATCTCCCGATAAAGAGACATACTCTTTTGGAGAGAAGATTGTATTGACAGCCCATCCCTCTTATGGCTGGAAGTTTTCGGAATGGGTGGTTGATGGTAATCGCTTTACCGATGAATCGATCGTAGTAGTAGTGGACGGTGACAAATCAGTATGTGCATCATTTGAACGAGAAGAGTTTGCTCTAAACATCTCGATAAGTGGAAATGGTAGCGTCTCCTGTTCACCTGCCTCTTCCGGTTGTGTATATGAGTATGAGACGCTTGTAGAGATTATGTCTATACCATCCGCAGGATGGGAATTTGAGATGTGGCAAGGAGATCTAGACGGATTAGATAATCCGGGAAAAATTATCATGGACTCGGAGAAACACGTGACAGCTGTTTTCGTCAAAAGGGAGTATCTGGTCGAGGTTACTGCGGACCCACCTGCCGGGGGAGTAGTCGAAGGTGGTGGTTGTTATTTTAGTGGAAGCGAAGTTGAGATTGTGGCGGTTCCAAATTCCGGATATCGGTTCAAGGAGTGGAGCGAAAATGGTGCAACGTTCTCTAGAGAAAACAAGATAAATATAATAGTATTGCGCAATTTCGAGCTTACTGCGCATTTTGAGGTGGATAATGCCGTTCCTGTCGTCGAAAAGCTCAATGGTCCCGAAGGAAAGGTTGAGAAAAGCAAGGTAGGGTTTGTGTGGAATGGAACTGACCCCGATGGGTTTATTGAAAGATATGAGTACAGAGAAGATGGAGGAGACTGGATAGACATTGGCACCAAGACTTATTTCAACTGGAGCGGGTACTCGGAGGGGCCGCACACCTTTGAAGTAAGAGCCCGGGACAATCAAGGCGCTTATTCCGAGACGGTAGGCTGGAGTTTCGTTTACGTTCCTGCTTATACTGAACAAGGGGCATTCAAAGTAGCAAACTCATGGGGAACTGGCGGGTGGGAAAGCATTCCTGATGGGTTCATATTCATTACGTATGAAGCTATGAAGCAGAATGAAGTTCTTTGTTTTGTTTTGGATCCCAGAGACAACTATGAGCCCAGGGCGATTGCTGTCTTCGAAATCTCTCATCCACTGAGAGAAGAATGCAAGATCTGGGTAGGGGTAGGTGATCCAGCTAATCCGTTAAAACTCAAGAGCTTCGATGATTTCTATTATCGTGGTGGTGGTTGGCCGTATCCAGCCAACAAGATGGTCCTTGATATCACCGAGTTGTTGCCATTCGATGAGAACATAGTTTTTCTCAAAGTCTTTGATGGAGGTTCAATGTCTACCGGAGTTATAGGTCATTTCTCCGTCGAGGTATATGACAACTATCCTTCTGGATCTCCTGTTCAGGTATTCTCTGCTGTCGAGACTCCAAAGGATACTATGAACGGTTCGTATGTTAGCGTAAGCATAAACGATGTCTCGGTCTCATCTACGAGTATTGGCTGTTCCTTTGCATCTCCAGGACTCCCGACTTCTCTTCTTTTGAAAATGAAGGAGACGCTTGGGACCTATGAAGAAGGTGTCGACTACAACGAGATAATCGAAGGACATGGAACAGGTTTGAGGCCTCCATCGGAAGAAGAATGGCGAGCGATCGAGAGTTCTTGGCATGAAATTGAGGGCTTTTCACCTCAAGACGGACTGCCTTATTTAGTTGACCATTCAAGCTCGGTGTACTTTCCACCTATAGGAAATCAAGGAAGCGAAGGTTCTTGTGTCGCCTTCTCTCTGGGTTACTATACATCGACATTCTATGAGGCCCGTGACAGAAACTGGAATCTCTCTGGGGCTGCCTGGGAGGGGGGCTTCTATGGGGCTCCTTCAGACTCATATCAAGACAGAATATTCAGCCCTGATTTTGTCTATCACCAGATAAATGGAGGTAGAGACACGGGCTGTTCATATGTTGATGCGATAAATCTCATCGCTAGACTTGGAATATGTAGCTGGAGAAGGATGCCATACAGTGTAAGCGATCACACCTCATGGCCATTAGAGAATGCTTGGAGGGAGGCACCAAGGTATAGAAGCCGCAATGAGACTGTGGGAGTGGTTTCTGTCGAGGATGATGAGGATATCAATGCCCTCAAGTTATACATTAGCTCGGGCTATTTGATCTCGATTTCAATAGATGCCAGCAAGTATGCTTATCTGACGGCAAACGATGTGTGGAACACGAAAAACTATACGAACCCAAACACAAATCACGCAAATACTATCGTGGGATATGACGACACTTTTGACGGCACCGAGTAG